The Jaculus jaculus isolate mJacJac1 chromosome 14, mJacJac1.mat.Y.cur, whole genome shotgun sequence nucleotide sequence acaaagtggcacatacacctggaatttgttagcagtggctagaggctctggccggcccattctctctctgtgtgtttgtaaataaataaataaaatatatttttaaattttaaaaaatttactaattattggagagagagagaggcagatatggaGAATGGTCAcgtcagggcctcaggccactgcaaacaactcgagatgcatgtgccaccttgtgcatctggcttccgtgggtcctggaaacttgaacatgggttcttaggcttcagaggcaaatgcctttactgctaacccatgtctccaggcccctaaaatatttttttaaaaagtgaaaaagcaagggctggagagatggcttagtggttaagcgcttgcctgtgaagcttagggaccccggtttgaggcttgattccccaggtcccacgttagccagatgcacaagggggcgcatgcatctgtagttcgtctgcagtggctggaggccctggcgcgcccattctctctctctctctgcctctttctctctctgtctgtaactctcaaataaataaataaataaaaataataaacaaaaaaaataaaaaaattaaaaaatatggaaaagcaaaagcaaaaagctTGCTTGTCTTGATGGCTGAGGACATTGAATGTCCTCTTCGGCCGCTGCCGTGTCTCATGAGGGGTGACCAATAACTGTGCTGCTCCGTGCTGGGGACTCGTTCACATGCCAGCTTCCTGCCCCTGCCGGGACCCAGCCTCCCTGACCGCCGAGAGGcatcagctcagcctgggctgcctGCTGCAGCTGAAGATGCCCTGTCCTGCCTGAGGCCCTTTGCACCCTGGGTCACGCGGGAGGGCTGGTCCCGGACCACCTGCAGCTCCACTGCATGCTGTCGGGAGAGGCGCGGCGGATCAAGGCCTCTGTGCCTCTTATGCCCCCCTGGGACCTGTCTGTAAAACAGTGCCCTGGGCACCCTGAATACAGCTGGTCCTGGCTTTCTTGTCTCTCTGGAGGCAGGCATAATAACCTATTGTCTTCCTCCCCGTAGTCTTCAAGTTGTTGCCCAGACCTGATGACACTGGATAGAGGGAGGTGAGAAACCTagggagaaggaaaatgaaacttttaaTGGTCCTGGGATTTGATGGCGACCCATCTCCAGACTATGACCCCATTCTCCTCATAGCCTGCAGGCCTGGAGTCCCAGTCCCAGGTCATTCATCGGGGGCGAGCTCCAGATAAAAGCTGCTGTCACGGCTAGGAACTGCCCAGCATGGGGCTGTCATGTCACTGTTTGTCCAGCTCCCGGCAGGCATGTGCCTGTGCGCCCTGCTTGCTTCTCTCATGGGCTGTGTCTCTGGGGTGGCCCTGTCTGGACCACTAGGCTGCCCGTTGCCAGGGAAGAGCCCTCGCTTTGAGCGTGCTGGGGATGTGGTGATCGGGGGCAGCTTCTCCATCTTGCTCTATAACGGTACCCTGTTTGATTTCACAACCCCTCCGGCTGGGCTACCACTTTTACGGTAAGTGTTGGGTGTGGGTTGGGAAGGCTTGAAGACTAAAGGTACATTTGGGAGCCCATCAGGGGCTTGCTTGTGAGACACTCAGCTGAGGACCAGCATCATCTGTCTGTCCCATCGCTGTGACTCCATTACTGTCCTTTTTATAGCACATCTGTTCTCTATTCTTGTTCATGCTAGGTTGGGATGGATGGCTGATGTTGTTTATCTTGGGCGCTTAGAATAGGGGCTAGGTGTATGTGTTTGCTGGATGAATACATGTATAATTAACAAACCTCTTCATTGGTCATCGTCTTCATCAACCATCTTCATTGGACCCCTGGTGCCCCTCCCTCTGTATCTCTTTgctcatttaaaacattttttattagttgtttatttgagagagacagagagagaaagagagagaattggcatgccagggcctccagccactgaaaactaactccagatgcatgtgtcaccttgtgtacctggctttatatgggtgttggggaattgaaccctggattttaggctttgcaggcaaatgccttaactgctgagccatgtcttcaggcctctctttgctcatttttttgGTTCAGGGTTTACCAATGTGTCTTTGAATCCAGAAGGTCCCAATGCAGTCCTTTTGGTTACTTTGCTTCCATGCGAGTGTATGTGGTGTGTttggtgtatgcatatgcatgtgccacgtggCACAGAAACTCATGTGCAgctgagtgtgcttgcttgctttggttGGAGTAGGACTTCTGGTGTCCTGCTAGAtggatttgttttttaatgagagagagtgagagcgagagagagagaattggcgctccagggcttccagccactgcaatcgaactctagacacatgcaccctcttgtgcacatatgcgaccttacccatgcatcaccttgtgcatctggcttacttgggatctggggagttgaacatgggtccttagccttcacaggcaagcaccttaaccactaagcaatctttccatcccatcGGCCCATTTTTATTTGAACTGAAGTCTCTTGctaatcccagagcttgccatCCACAAGACCAGGAACTCTCTGTTCTTTGCTCCCCAGTGGACCTGGGTTATGGATGCGAATGACCAAACAGATGTTGATGTGGGTCCTCGGCCTCAAACTTGAGTGGTTTCTCCAGCCTCCTCAGGACTTCATGTTTGTACAGGATTGtacttaaaagaatatttttaaattttatttttgagagagagaggaacagagagaaagagaatggcacgaTAGGGCCTTTCAGCCGCGGTGAACAAGCCTGACCAGCGCACCTCCTTGTGCGCATCTGCGGCATTGAATGCTTGCATCACTTCTGAGTCTGGCTACTTGAGACCTGGAGATCTGAGCAAacattcttgggctttgcaggcaagtgccttaatgctaagccatctcaccagccccaggaTCGTACTTTTAACTTCTGACCCATGCCAGCTCTCtatccctgcttttttttttttttttttttttcttgaggtagcccaggctgacctggtattaactATGTAGTTCTCTGCTGGCCTTCAGTTCATGGCAGTTCTATGTGAGTTTACTGAGTGCTGGCAGTGAAGGCATGTCCGCCACACTGGGCTTGCTTGTTGTTGccattattttgggttttttatttacttggttttggtttggttttgtgtgtgtggggttgttgttgtttaaaaaattaatttttatttatttattagatagagagaatgggtgtgctaaggccactagccactgcaaacgaactccagatgcatgtgctaccttgtgcaactagcttacatgggacctggagaatcgaacccttattttggatttttgagttagggtcttgctgtagttcagactgaccagtgacctggaatttactctgtggtctcaggctgacctggaactcacagcaatcctcctacctcagcctccaaagtcctgggattaaaggtgtgtgccaccatgcctggcttgtttactctttttaaaatgagtgtgtttaaatttgtaaaaaaaacaaaaaacaaaaaacaaaaccctttccAAGGGGTGTGCATGACTGTAATTcaggtactcaggaggctgaggcaggatgattgtgcATTCTACATCAGATTGTGCTATGTAGTATAACcctgtacatatatattttttttcttgttttttcaaggtagggtttcactgtagtccaggctgacctggaatttactaagtaatctcaggttagccttgaactcatggtgatcctcctacctctgcctcccaagtcctgggattaaaggcatgcaccacaacacctggctctgtttgttttttgaggtagggcctcactgtagcccatcctgacctagaacttactctgtatcccaagctggccttgaactcatggtgatcctcctgcctcagcttcccaaatactggggttaaaggtgtaaaccaccaagtctggctaagatcttgtcttaaaaaagcagagctggagagatggctcagcagttaaagtgctttcctgcaaatcctaatggctcaggttcgattccctagtatctgtgtaaagccagatgcactaggtggtgcatgcatctagagattgtttgactggggttacaggtgtgtgtgtggccacagcCATCTTTTTAGGTGAATGTTGGTCAATTAAACTCAGGGTAAAACAAGTCTCTTCACGGTGTGTAGTTCAGGGAATTCTGGGTCTCCTCTATTGCttgtctctgtgtttctctgagatggagtctctcattgaacccagagctgctatttttggtcagactggctgattaGCAAACTCTAGGAAAATCTCTTGTCTCTGCTATCCACAGGACTAGCATTACATGTGTGTGtcgccacactcagcttttatgtgggtactgcgcaATCCAACTCCAGGCAAAACAGACCTTCCCAGACCCTCATAGTTATTTGGGAAActgtcttatctgctgagccatctctgtagaccCATTTCACATAATGTGATAATTTCacattatcatttaaaaatattttatttatttattaggagaaagagagagagagagagagagggagcagagaGGGGGGGAATGATAATATAGGCACACTAGGACCTTTAGCTAGTGGACAGgtacttcacatgcatgcacctttgtgcatctgggtttatgtgggtactggggaattgaacccaggttgttaggttttgcaggcaagtgccttaactgctgagccagctttcCAGTCCCATACTTACCATTGTTTTGGTTATGTGAACATCTAAAATCTACTCTGTCAGCAACTTTGCAAAGTACATTAATTGTTATTAGTTATAAACGCAATGCTGTGTGATAAATCTTGCAGGTTATCTCTTCTGTGTACCTGAAGCTGTTTACTATACCCAACATCTCCCCATTGCCCATGGCTCCCCTTTGACTATTCTGAACGATGTTGCTAAGCACATCTCTGTATGAGTGCTTGCGGGGATGTATATGTTATCTTCTCTTTGTGTTCATTTCTGTTCCACTCACTGCATAACAAGTGACACACGTGAGCTTCTCTTCCCTGCAGCGTTTCTCCGTGGGGCTACCGGGTGGCCCAGAGTTTCGTCTTTGCCGTGGAGGAGATCAATAGGAGCCCCCAGCTGCTGCCCAACCTGACGCTGGGCTTCTCCATCCGCAACTCTGGGGACTCGGTGCGCGGCGCCCTGCGTGAGACGATGGGCTTTCTCACGGGGCAGGAGGAGCCCCTCCCCAACTACTCGTGTCATCCTGGTCCTCCTCGGGCTGCCATGGTCGGGGACACGCGGTCAGCCCTGTCTGTGTCCATGGCCAGGCTTCTGGGGCTGTACAAGTTTCCCCAGGTGAGTTGTTGAGAGCCCTGTCCCTCCGTGGACAGCAGTGATCGCGATGGAATCGATGGTGATAATTGCCATGTTATTCAGCTCTGCTGCAGTGCCAGATTTTCTGCTAACACTCTGTGTGCAACACACAACCTTGTTGTTAGAGGCATCTAATCCTCTGCAGTGACGAGGAAATGGGGTTAGAGGACAATCACTGGTAAGTCCAAGCTCCCCGAGGCGCCTGGCTCATGCCGTCTGCTTTTCTTCCCTGCTGTCCGTGTTCCCTGAACGCCAGGCCCTCAGCATCACACTCGCTTGGTGGCCAGGTGTGGCAGCCATCTTTCCTCTTcagctcacatttttttttttcttcctttgttttttgaggtagggttttgctctagcccaggctgatatgggattcactatgtagtctcagggtgaccttgaactcatggcaatcctcctacctctaccttctgagtgctgggattaaaggcgtgcgccaccgtgcctggcatcaactcatattttattttcaattttagtaTAGCTGCTGCTGAAGTGAACACTGAGCTCGTATTTCAGCATAGAATGCAATCCGCTTAGTGAAAGTGAATAATTCAGTTTCTCTTAGACTGATCAGGGTTGTGCACACACCACCAGAGTTAATCTGAGACGACTTTTGTCTTCCTGCAAGAGGATACCCCCAAGCCTACTGGATCCCATTTCCTGtcattctggtttattttttttcaaggtagaaggtagggtcttgctgtagtccaggctgacctggattttttttaacttttaaaatattttatttatttatttgagagaaaaaaggtgCGTGTGTGGGTATGGAGGGGggggggcctcagccactgcaaactccaggtgtgtgtttcactgtgtgcatatggcttacatgagatttgaacctgggtccttactgctgagccatctcttcagccccatttctcATCATTTTTACCCAGAGGTAAGCATTGattttctttctacctctttgaGGTTGCCTTTTCAGGGCATTTCATATAAATGTAGTTACACAGTATGTAGACATTTGTACTTGCTCCTTTTACTGAGGATGTCTTCATAGTACATGGCTACTGTTGCAAATTGCAGCACTtgactccattttttaaaaaatatttttatttatatttatttattagagatagatagagagaatgctcTGTTTATTTTTAGAATAAGTTTGTCCTATTATATAAACCAGAATGTTATTTGTTGTCAATGAATAATGATgtgtgttctgggctggagagatggcttagcggtcaaatgcttgcctgtgaagcctaaggacccgggttcgaggcttgattccccaggacccacgttagccagatgcacaagggggcacatgcgtctggagttcgtttgcagtggctggaggccctggggtgcccattcgctctctctgttgacctcattctctctctctctctgtccctctcaaataaataaataaaacagaaaaaaaattttaaaaaataatgtgtgttCTGTGGGATGACCTTATACTAAATTATCAGTTTATCTGGAATGCAAACTTAACTTGGTATCCTGTATTTTTATGCAAAATCTAGAAGCATTACTTGTGTGAGACTGAGTCAGCCTCACTCCTCAGAATCTGGGCCACTGCCAGCACCCATTATGTTAAATATGTTAACATAGTATTAACTTATCATACCCATTTAAGTACTGCCCTCTGGTGGCAGGAGAAGGGATTGCACTGAGATAAGGAGTCAGGGCCTCATCCATTCCAGACCCCCAGACCGAGCAGCTCCGGTCTGCATAACAGCCCCAGGGGACCAAAGGCGAACGCAGACGCAGAGCCCTGATGGCCACACCCGGAGGTGCGCTTCTCTGCTTTGGGCACGTGGTGTAGTCTCTTCCTTGACAAAGGAAGTGAGAATTCTCGTCTGTCACACCACAAAGACCACAGAGTGACCAGGTGACAGGAGGTGGCCTGTCTTCCTTGTCACCACCCTCGAGGAACAGCCCAGCAGCTCTGCGCAGACCAGAGAGTCAGACCAGCCAGGCTGAGGCGCAGAGACAGAAAACTGTGAGGGGCAGAGGAGGGGTGGTGAGAGAAGAAAAGTGGCCGTGTGGGCTGAACTAGTCAGACAGGGCATGGCACCTGAGTGGAACACCCACCCTTCTCTGGGCATCATATTCAAAAGCTTTCAtagaaatttacttttttttttggagggagggagggaggaagagagagagagaaagagagagagagagagagagagagagagagagagagactcacatAGCCCAAGGTGATGTTGAATTTTCTTTGattctgagggtgaccttgaactcatgtctcctacatctgcctcccaatttctgggattaCAAACCAAAGGTACTATGTCTGGTTTATACAGTGCTtgaagatcaaacccaggaccccctgcatgcatgccaggcaactgagctacacctcagtccccccccccctttttgtggtaggatctcactctacccaggctgatctggaattcactatgtagtctcagggtaccctcgaactcaaagtgatccttctacctctgcctctcaagtgcttggattaaaggcatgcacatcaTGGTCagcttagaaataaaaaaattccccccttttttaaaaaatttatttgagagtgacagacacagagagaaagacagacagagggagagacagaatgggcacgctagggcttccagcctctgcaaatgaactccagacgcgtgcgcccccttgtgcatctggctaacatgggacctggggaaccgagcctcgaaccggggtccttaggcttcacaggcaagcgcttaactgctaagccatctctccagcccccttttggttttttgaggtagggtctcacactaacccaggctgacctgaaatgcactatgtagtctaaggctggcctcaaactcacgttaaACCTCCCacttgagggctgagattaaaggcgtgcacctccacgcccagctcattgCTTTATGTTGCTGTCTTCGATTTCTCCTATGTAAGCCCACCCATCAACTGTCCCTGAGCTGTGATTTTGACCCCCACTCCTACTGACTTCCCTTGCAGGTCAGTTACTCATCCACGCTGCCCAGCCTCAGCGACAAGACCCAGTTCCCGTCCTTCCTTCGGACCCTGGCTAGTGACCTCACGTCCTCCCACGCGCTGACCCAGCTGGTGCTGCGCTTTCAGTGGTCCTGGGTGGGCATTCTGTCCCAGGATGACGACTTTGGGCAGCAGGCCAGCTCCCTGATCTCCCAGGAGCTGAGCCAGGCTGGTGTCTGCATTGAGTTCCACCTCCAGGTTCCTTCCCAGGAGTCTTCGGAGAAGACTGAAGCTATTGTTCAAAAGATGCTGAGATGCACCGCTAAGGTGGTTCTGGTTTTCCTGAGCAACTTGAATTTCCGGCGCATCCTGTATGGTTTACTGAACGTCCGTGTCGCAGGTCAGGTGTGGGTCAGCAAGGGTGCGCTGCACATGGCTCTTGCCCTGACCATTCCAGGCGTCTCCCAGGTCCTGCAAGGCTCATTTGGCCTCTTATATCACAGCAGCCAGGCACGTGGGTTCCCTGAGTACCTCGCTCAACTGCGCCCCAGCCGAAACCCAGAGGACATGTTCATAGAGAGCTTCTGGGAGTCCACCTTTGGGTGCACGTGGCCCCACAGAAACAGCACAGTGACGGGGGGTGTCAAGTTCTGCTCAGGGAATGAGAGTCTGAGAGAGCGGGAGTTTCCTTTCCAGGAAGTGAGTAAAATCGATGCTGCGTACACAGCTGTCCACAGCATCGCCCATGCCCTGCAGGACCTGATCGCCTGTGAGCGCGGGGACGGGGCGTGCGCAGACCCTCAGCGCTTCCAGCCCTGGCAGGTGAGACAGAAACGTGGGGCGTGGGTGGGGGATTCAGGGAAGGTGGGTGAACAGATTGGCTAAGCCCAAAGGCCCGCAAACGCGCGGCACCAGCGCTGCGCACAAGCCGTTGTATCAGAGGGCGGAGGGCTCCAGACGACCGCGGCGCCCCACGTCTTACGCAGCACCGATCTCTCGCCTCCACGTCCCCATCGTCCCCCAAGAAAGATTTTTTAGTGTCTCCCAAAGTTGagtctttatttgtgtgtgtgtgtgtgtgtgtgtgtgtgtgtgtgtgtgtgtgtggtgagaacGCAGCTGCACACGTTGTGTGGACAGCCTTCGGTTGCCCGTCCTTACCTGCCGCCTGGTGTGGGATGGCATCTCCCCCTGCTCTGCACGGCTCACCAGGTTAGCTGACCTGCCATTGCCAGTGGCCTCTCTTGCCTCCGCCGTCGCCCTGTACGCGTGCAGGCATTGTAGAACGCTGATACGGGGCCCAGACTCATCTTGGTTTGGGGTTCAAACTCACGTCCTGATGCTTGTGCTACAAGTGCTTTATCCTTTGCGCCATCTCCCGGGTCTCTAAATTTAAGTGCTAATAATCAGCAAGCAAGTTTCAGTATAGGAACGCTGAAAACCTGAGTTCCAGGTAGAAAGCAAATGCCGTTTATTTTATTATGGCTttctttaatttactttatttgtttttggattttttcgaggtagggtctcactctagtccatgctgacctggaattcactatgtagtctcagggtggccttgaactcctaacgattctcctatctctgcctccctagtgctgggattataaaggagtgcactaccacggctggctttattattattattttaaaatttttatttatttgagagtgacagatagagggagaaagagagataatgggcatgccagggcctccagccactgcaaatgaactccagacgcatgcgctcccttgtgcatctggttaaagtgggtcctggggaattgagccttgaaccagggttcttaggcttcacaggcaagtgcttaactgctgagccacctctacagccccctattattgttttttagaattatacttatttatttatttgacagagagaaagaggaagtaagagagagatagagagaaaatgggtgtgccagggcctccagctactgcaaatgaactccagacgtgtgtggccctcttgtgcatctggcttaacgtgggtcctggcgaatcgaacctggatcctttggttttgcaggcaagtgccttaactgctaagcaatcccatCAGCCCtattgctttatttaaaaaaaaagtatttttatttatttgcaagggaagagacagacagacagacagacagacacacacacaccacaccacacacacacacacacacacacacacacacacacacacacagagagagagagagagagagagagagggaaagacagagagaggagagagacagagagaatgggccctccaaggcatccaactactgcaaacagactccagatacaagtgctagtttgagcatctgcctttatgtgggtactgggaaatcgaatttgagttgttaggctctgcaggcaagagccttaactgctgagccatctctctagcccatattgttttatttttgacactttcatcccttccctctcctactaaaatccttctttttccctctgtgtTGTCCCAACCTACTTTCATGCCTTtctttgacccactgagttaaagtTAGTGTCACCAGCATGATCATGGGCAGCGGGCTACTTATTGGAGAGTGAGCAGCCCACCAGTGGCTACACCGCTGAGGGACAAGATGCCACCTCACCCTGCAATTTTCAGTTGCCATTAGCTACACTGGGAGGTGTGGGGGTCTCCTCTGCAATGAAATATTAACACACTCAATTTCATTCACATCTGTCCACTCACATAGACTCACACAGAGTCCAAGCGGGTAATGGTCATGTTGTGtccagaaaaaaacaacaacattccAGAGTCCCCTTTCCTATTTTCATGTCTCGTGTGCTCTATTATATGCCCCCCAAAACCTCCACgatggcccctttctagctccTTGGTGTCTGTACACACACTGGCTGGTAGACACTAACTAGAAGTTCAAAGCAAGGGTTTGCATAGGAGAAAGACCATGAGCCTTTGCGTTTCCGAGCCTGTTCTACCTCACCCAATATGACCTTTctcagttctatccattttcctgcagatttcatgaccccttttttctttacagctgaatagaactccCTTGTGTATATTTGCCACATCTTCGTAATCCATTCCCCAGTTGATGTGCAGCTCAGCTGATTCTTTTCCTAGAAGTTGTGAGTGGAGCAGCattaaacatggctgtgcaagtatctctgaagtagAGAGTAGAGCCTTTAGGACATATGCCCGGCAGTGGCATCACTGGGACATAATCAAGTTCTACTTTTAGCTTTGGAGGAACCTCCATGCTGATTTTCATAATAGTTacaccagcttgcattcccaccaacaatagaTACATTTCCCTCTTACCtacatcctcactaacatttgttgtctttttttttcttttggtgacagCCATTCTCAACTGGGTGAGAAGGAACCTATCAttagtttgaatttgcatttctctgatggctaaggaagttaaacagtttttaaaatatttattggtcatttttatttcttcttttttcacagaaccaactccttgttttagttctttgtacatttttatttcagtaacttctctctgatctttttttttttttttgaggtagggtctcactctggctcaggctgacctggaattcactatgtagtctcaggatggccttgaactcttggcgatcctcctacctctgcctctcgagtgctgggattaaaggcgtgcgccaccacacccggcttctctctGATCTTAATTTTGTCTTTCTATATCTCCATATGTGCTTAATATTTGTAAAGTtggtcttttcatggtgtcccaaatgtctctcatgtgttgttttttttcaacatttttatttatttaacagagagagggagagagcatacaagggcttcctgccattgcaaacgaactccagatgcatctgccaccttgtgcatctggctttatgtgggtactggggaatcgaacctgggtcttttggctttgccagcaaatgccttaaccactaagtcatatttccagccccaagaatggGGATTCTTGGTGAGGACCTATTATAGTGTCACTTGCTAGGACGGATATCCAACCAGACACTGTTTAgggaagaaagggatttatttcaagcttacagatccaggggaagttcgattgatgtcagaagaagctggctacctttcacagattcaagcacagagaaaagccaccaccagccagcaaacaccaaaaaacaaaacaaaaacaaaaaatccttaaaaaaaaccccaaacagccaggcgtggtggtgtacacctttaatcccagcacccaggaagcaaaggtaagagtgttgttatgagttcaaggctaccctgagactacatagtgaattccaggtcaccctgggctagagcaagactctacctcgaaactccccccaccccaccaaaaaacaaacaaccaaaccaaaccaaaccaaacaaacagcaaGCAGCCAGGCCCCTACCAGAGCTCACTcttccacacctttgggctggaatcctaTTCCCAACCCCACACCTTTGGGTAGGATCCCAGGATCCGTCACCAGTGAAacctccagccaggctgcaggAGAACCAACTTACAAGCTTGATAATAAAATACCCCACTCTATGGGGGAAAGGTCAAACCAGcacccttttttgggggggggggttacttaTTTTTGTGTCTAGACTTCCCCATTTGGAGATATTCTATTTGACTAGGACATCAGGCCCCCACATGGTACCAGTGTGGGTGGAGGAACGGGATGCAAAGTGTGAGGGTGCCCTTGGACTCAGAGGAGACACTGAAGTGTCACAGGCTGGAGAGGGGTGAGTGGAGGGGGGGGTTTGTGGGCCCGGGGGAACAAGAGGAGGGTGTGAGGGTGGGTTAGGTGTGTGCAGGCTCACACACAGGGCTGCATGGGGTGAGTG carries:
- the LOC123454584 gene encoding extracellular calcium-sensing receptor-like — its product is MCLCALLASLMGCVSGVALSGPLGCPLPGKSPRFERAGDVVIGGSFSILLYNGTLFDFTTPPAGLPLLRVSPWGYRVAQSFVFAVEEINRSPQLLPNLTLGFSIRNSGDSVRGALRETMGFLTGQEEPLPNYSCHPGPPRAAMVGDTRSALSVSMARLLGLYKFPQVSYSSTLPSLSDKTQFPSFLRTLASDLTSSHALTQLVLRFQWSWVGILSQDDDFGQQASSLISQELSQAGVCIEFHLQVPSQESSEKTEAIVQKMLRCTAKVVLVFLSNLNFRRILYGLLNVRVAGQVWVSKGALHMALALTIPGVSQVLQGSFGLLYHSSQARGFPEYLAQLRPSRNPEDMFIESFWESTFGCTWPHRNSTVTGGVKFCSGNESLREREFPFQEVSKIDAAYTAVHSIAHALQDLIACERGDGACADPQRFQPWQVRQKRGAWVGDSGKVGEQIG